The Paenibacillus sp. FSL W8-0426 region CTATTGGCTTCTGTCCGGCAAATGATGAGAATCGTATCATCGCCGCAGATCGTTCCCATTACTTCTGTCCACTCTATGTTATCCAGAAGGGCCGCAATCGAATTGGCGGTTCCCGGCAAACACTTCATCACCACCAAGTTGTTCGTGTGGTCAATGTGAAGAAAATTGTCCACAAGCGCTCTCTTCAGCTTCTGAATCGGATTGTAACGCTGGTCGGTAGGAAGCGAATACTTGTACCGCCCGTCATCCATCGGAATTTTGATCAACAGCAGTTCCTTGATATCTCTGGACACGGTTGCCTGAGTGACCTGAAAACCTGCTTGACGCAGCGCTTCCACCAGATCATCCTGTGTTTCAATATCGTTTTGGCTTATGATTTCACGAATTTTAATATGTCGTTGTCCCTTCATACATGCCTCCAGTTTGAATAATCCCTATAGCAACGACCTAGTCAAGATCGTCGCCATCATACACGTCTTCGTCATAATCAAGCAAACGGATCAATTTCACGCTTGCCTCTTCCAGATCTACGTACAACAGGCCATCACAACCTGGGTACAGAAGCAAGTAATGCAGGAAACGATCCCTCAAAGCAGGACCCGAAAATTCAACGGGCTGTCTGCGACGGGACGTTTTGACCAAATAGCGCGCATCTTCCCGCTCGGCGACGAAATCAATGAACAGCCTGCTGTAAAGGACCGATTCGTTGGCTTCAAACGCAAGCGGTATTTTCATTCTCCCCCCGATGACTTCATAACCTTCCGCTTCAAGCAAGTCAATTGCAGGAGAATCCTGAATATCCTCATTTAACGGAAGCCCTGACAAACTTACAGGAATTGGACGGTTCAACCAGCTTCGCCAGCCGTAAAACAGCCACAGCATTAAGCAAACGGCAAGCACTCCGATCACAATCGAGTCATATTGCCCTTCCATCATCGTTCACCTCATCCACTAATTCGAGGTTCGGAAGACATTTTCCTGTTCTTAGCATCACCTTTCCAGCGAAAAGAAACCCATCCTATGATGAGTTTCCCTTAAAAGTATGCGCAGCTTCCATTGCGATCCGATGCGCCAACGCATCAAATGGAGCCAGTTCGTTCTCTTGTTGTGGAGCATCCGGTTCTTCCAGACGCCAGTGCGCAAGAAATTCGATATTCCCTTCTCCGCCGGTAATCGGGGAAAAAGTAAGGCCTTGAAGACGAAGTCCAAGCTCATTCGCGAAACGAAGCATGGATTCCAACACTTCCTGATGGACCTTCGAGTCACGAACGACGCCGGATTTACCGACCTTCTCCCGACCGG contains the following coding sequences:
- the argR gene encoding transcriptional regulator ArgR, with the translated sequence MKGQRHIKIREIISQNDIETQDDLVEALRQAGFQVTQATVSRDIKELLLIKIPMDDGRYKYSLPTDQRYNPIQKLKRALVDNFLHIDHTNNLVVMKCLPGTANSIAALLDNIEWTEVMGTICGDDTILIICRTEANSVTVIERIMGYIS